TTTTTGGCctgtgctttgagtgtgagatAAAAAAGTTTCACGTTTTGTACATTTGCATTTGTAAAGTACCTCAGCATTGATTAAATGCATCTCCTATGGATTTCATTTATAACACTCTGGACAGACCCTTTCTGAATAAAGCAgtgcgcacgcacgcacgcacgcacgcacgcacgcacgcacacacacacacacacacacacacacacacacacacacacacacactgttcttaGTAATCAACCCCATATatgaaatgaaacaaataaatataacaataaaagctGATTCAAATCAGCAGATCTTTGTATTAGTTTGGTACTAGTTAATCTGTTTCATTCAGTAGAAGGGTTAATTAGTCAGTCTGCCAGGGGTTAATTATGTTAAATGGAGCTGACAGCACCACACTTTTATTGGTAGCACACACTGTATTCAGAGATTTATCACCTGCTTTCCTCCTTCAGTAACATTAGAGGTCCATCTGTGAGGCCGCCAAGATTCATGAATAAAAGTCTGATCACAGAGGGGGAGAAACACACAGTAAGAGTGAAAGTGAGATCCTTCCATCTCTGTCTGCAGACAACACGAGCACTCACATGATCACACTTACGCTGAAGGAGTCGTGGATGGACCATCTGACCTCGGATGACTCGTGATCTCCACCACACGGCTCCAAACGCACCATCTGTTAGCAGCGCAGGAGATATAgcaattttttatgttataaaaCGTCATTTTGCTTACATACAAAGTTTCAAGTTTCTTTTTGGTTCAGTTTTATCACCTTTGCGATGCTTTCTTCATCCTTCTCATTCCCAAAATGCAGTGCAGTGAAGTAAATAAAGTCAAgtaaaaatagctaaataaataaataaacaaataaaacaagcaaaaagaTATTAAAACACTACgttagcaaaataaaataaaataaaatattgcataaaCATGCGGAATAACAAAGGTAGTAGTAATgtgttggggggaaaaaaacacatggtggtaaaatgttaattaaaaaataataattgcattattaatatataaatgtgcatgaaaataaatcCATCCAAGATGAAGTGAGAAAAATTCTCATAATTATATTCATTCAATACTGAAAAGCAaaaattattagtatttataaatgtacttttttcCCCAATCTTTGTGGTAGTATGCAGTTTTATCATATTGAATTATTAGCTAAACAACATGCAATGGGCAAACATTTTATGgacataaaaattataatataaaatgtgtttaaatcaaaagtaaataaaaaaacatgacttaaaacagtttaaaaacaaTGAGTaactttattgattttttttttcagtaacacAGAGTGACAAAGCAATtcaagtgtgtcatttctgcaaaaACTAGTTCAATTGCAGAAATGAATGACCATTTTCAAGCATGTGGAGGCCCATAATGATGCATTACTATCTTACCTACATATTTTCCTAAGATCACAAAGGTTATCTAAAGAAACACGTTCTTTTATGTTTTCCTTcatatttaatgatatttaatgaccAATCTGCACAATCcagatggataaaatcaagttcCACCCCACATTATTCCACATTATATCCTGTTTAACTCAGAAATGCTCCAGATTATGAACGTAAAAAGTGTTTTACGTTATTTTGAAAAGACCTGAGTATTAGATCATGAATAATACTGCATTTGTTCATGGCTGTTGTGTCTGGCTTACAGACAGAGAGCTGTGTCACTGTTGCAGGGCAGGAAGGATCTTCCCCTCACACAGACCGAAGCCCACTCTGTAACCCCTGCCCTCACAATGACCTGCACAGAGAGAGACATAACCCTTATCACAGAGATCACATTTCCATCAGCACACACAGAGTCTAGAGGCCCACCTGAGAGAGTGACCTGGTCCCCGTCCTTCAGGAAGGTCCTTGTCTCTCCCTCGCCGAGGTCAATAGTCTTGGATCCCCTCCATGAGAGCTCCAGCATGGAGCCAAAACTCTCGGGATCCTTCATGCACACAGATACAGAGTCAGAACCCTTTCATACAGCTCTGTACAGACAAATGTTTGAGAAAATTGCTTTTTCTTAATATATTtcttcatatattttttattagtaattactattagtaaaaaattaataatgtcaattataatattatttactcaatttaactgattgaaattatataaaaatgtaaatatgtcttccagtgcatttattaaaaataattactttaacttttttttacaattaataattaaagTGAATTATTCTATTGTAGCTTCCATTGTATTTTCTTGAATtgccttttaaaaacattattaattaaagttaaatgtaataattaaagtTAATTATGTTATTTACTGAATTTATCAGATTGAAATAATGGTAAAATATAAATGTGTCCTCCCGTGTATaactatttatatttgtataattaataattacaatttaataaagttaaatgTTATATCATTTAaagaatataaattttattttcgtaattcattgttgtttttttgacaaacatttcttaattatttgcaatattttatgattattattaatcttaCTGATTGTAGACGAAATTAATCATTTaagttaattattatattatttactagATTTAACAgttcaaatatcaaaatgtaaatgtgtcTTCCAGTtcatttacttacttttttatctttattactactactactaataataataatataaaaatataaatgcctTCCAGTGCATTTACTTAaatctttttatatttaataattatagttatattttatagtttaatagtaattattatattatttacagaatatatagattgaaattaaacaaaaaaacacatgacTTCCAGTGTACTTTTACGAAAtcatttttttgaaaattattttgaataattatagtttaatgtaataattaaaagttattcATTATATCATTTACTGCATTTAACAGAttgaaatttttaaatgtaaaaatggctTCCAATGTAttaacctaaaataaaaataaaattatatatataaactattattaataattacaattacatgtattacaacccgaattccggaaaagttgggacgttttttaaattttaataaaatgaaaactaaaggaatttcaaatcacatgagccaatattttattcacaatagaacatagataacgtagcaaatgtttaaactgagaaattttacacttttatccacttaattagctcatttaaaatttaatgcctgctacaggtctcaaaaaagttggcacgggggcaacaaatggctaaaaaagcaagcagttttgaaaagattcagctgggagaacatctagtgattaattaagttaattgatatcaggtctgtaacatgattagctagaaaagctttgtcttagagaagcagagtctctcagaagtaaagatgggcagaggctctccaatctgtgaaagactgcgtaaaaaaattgtggaaaactttaaaaacaatgttcctcaacgtcaaattgcaaaggctttgcaaatctcatcatctacagtgcataacatcatcaaaagattcagagaaactggagaaatctctgtgcgtaagggacaaggccggagacctttattggatgcccgtggtcttcgggctctcagacgacactgcatcactcatcggcatgattgtgtcaatgacattactaaatgggcccaggaatactttcagaaaccactgtcggtaaacacaatccgccgtgccatcagcagatgccaactaaagctctatcatgcaaaaaggaagccatatgtgaacatggtccagaagcgccgtcgtgtcctgtgggccaaggctcatttaaaatggactatttcaaagtggaatagtgttttatggtcagacgagtccaaatttgacattcttgttggaaatcacggacgccgtgtcctccgggctaaagaggagggagaccttccagcatgttatcagcgttcagttcaaaagccagcatctctgatggtatgggggtgcataagtgcatacggtatgggcagcttgcatgttttggaaggctctgtgaatgctgaaaggtatataaagcttttagagcaacatatgcttccctccaaacaacatctatttcagggaaggccttgtttatttcagcaggacaatgcaaaaccacatactgcagctataacaacagcatggcttcgtcgtagaagagtccgggtgctaacctggcctgcctgcagtccagatctttcacctatagagaacatttggcgcatcattaaacgaaaaatacgccaaagacgaccacaaactcttcagcagctggaaatctatataaggcaagaatgggaccaaattccaacagcaaaactccagcaactcatagcctcaatgcccagacgtcttcaaactgttttgaaaagaaaaggagatgctacaccatggtaaacatgccccgtcccaactattttgagacctgtagcagaaatcaaaattgatatgagctcattttgtggataaaattgtaaactttctcagtttaaacatttgctacgttatctatgttctattgtgaataaaatattggctcatgtgatttgaaagtcttttagttttcattttattaaaattaaaaaaacgtcccaacttttccggaattcgggttgtatattaatatttcttatatatgttatattaatCATATTACTTACTAACACTAACATTGAATtacaatcaaataaaatacaaatgtggATTCCATGAACTTGCATTAATAAAAATTCTAATGATTCTTTTTTTAAGGTTTCAGAACTTGACTGACTCGTTAGGCCTTGTTCTAAATCACAAGATGGAAGAGTTctcttttttgagtgaactatttctcggactatttctctctcacacaccggTCCGCTGATGGTGCCTGATGCCAGCAGGTCTCCCCGTCTGACGTTGCAGCCGTTGACTGTGTGGTGTGCCAGCTGCTGTTTCATGGACCAGTACATGTACTGAGAAGACACACAACACGTTACACATGCCTGCTGTCCGTTACTAAACAAGAATGGCTTTCTCTGCATGTGACGATCCAGAAAGGCTGGAAATGGAATGAGTTTCTCCCAGAACCGATAACACAAGCCCAACGCAGAGGCATTGAGAATGAATAGCTTTGTTTATTTGCTCTGCACAGTCTGTGTTGTTTAGTGCCCGATTCACTAATGGAATTATGCAAATTAGGTAATTGCATTAAGTTGCAAATCTAAACTTGCACGGGGCAAACAGACCACATATAAACAGCAAGAGTGTGTATTTATGCACAGAAAACAGCACAAAATAATTCCAATTGAGGATAAAATAATCTCTATTGGGGTCAAAGGGTaatcagaaaatatttttacatttttatttggccaaatttctcagtattttgttgtttcttgtcacagtgtgaccAAACACATACAATATTTTGGCCAGCAATTCTGCATAATTGTGCAGAGTATGTTTATCATTGCCTTCCTCTGTGCAATCATAGATGTCTTATCTTTTCTGATCCATATCTGGTTCATTCTGGAGTTTTTCCAGGGAAAATCATGTATAATCAAATGGGTACAGTACATTGTCACGACGAGTTATTTCTGAAACAGCAGTGTGCAAATGCAAAACAAATGCAAATCTATCCCATACCTTAAAATTGGACTTGCAAATGGTGGCTGCCTCTTGCATCCCCTCACCTGGACAGATGAGAAACAAACGAGACTGAGCGCTTTAACGCTCGATGGGGTGatgatggcgcagtggataagacaaatgcacttggtgtgagagacccggttcgaatccactgtgagacaccaaggtgtccctgagcaagacacttaacccctagttgctccagaggcgtgcgacctctgacatatatagcaattgtaagtcgctttggataaaaagcgtcagctaaatgaataaatgtaaatgtaacatgcAGTGTATGCATAATGACAGACAGATGTTACAGACAGTGACACACACCTTTCACAGCGACAAACAGGTTGATGTTGAACGTGTAAGGCTCATCGTGACGCAAGTATGGAAGAGGCGCAGGGTCCTGAAATGACAACAAAATAACATTAGGAAAACCTCACCAGACATTAAGTGCACATCTCAGCCAAACCCTGAAAATCAAGTCTTCTCGGGTGCAGAAAGGCACATCTGAACTCAAAATTTGCATCAAGAGGTCAGGGTTTGTCAGGTTCACATAGCTTCAGGTAAGAGATGCTGGAGCTACATAGTTATCCATGCAGGTCAAAAAGCCATTaaagtgtaaatcaaaataaataaaaatatcacctGTTTTACCTATGCACGATATTTATTTTGATGGCTCTCAATATATTTTGTTATGTAATACTTATATGGTGGAGGGGTTGACCTtaggaaatattctaatattttgagataattaatttttgactttcatgaactgtaagctctaatcatcaaaagaaaaaaagaaaaatgacaatcACTGATCCAACAAAtgaatgtgtaaaataataaagatgtgtTTTGTCTCTTTCGCTCGAGTAAGAGTGAAGCAGTAACTCAAAGAACGGCCTTTAGCACGTCTCATTTCCCACTTATATGCAAAGTCTGCACTCTGCCGTCTTTGATGATGAAGAGTTCATTCCACAGAGCTGTAAAGTTGAAAAAATTTGCACTCTGACCATCATTTTTAAAGTTAATGTGTCTGCAATGGCTGCTCCTGAGGTGCTAATCGGATACTTTGTCCAAAGCCTAAGGAGGCAGCGTTTTAAAGGCACCAAAGAGCTTCTACCAAAGGTAGGCATGATTATGTTGCCTTCTAAAGGCACCCATCCATTTAGCATGAAGAAAGGCTATTTGTGTGATACATGGAGCTGCTGCCTGTGTAGAGAGATCCAAATCATTCACTTACAATGTTTTATTTCTGGATGCTgcctatatacagtatgtaacagacagcaggttaaaaaaaaatactatactgATACTATACACTTGCATTCAAAGTTTTggtgttggtaagatttttttctaaGGTTTATGAAAtgtttaggctgcatttatttgatcaacaccACAGTAAaactggattttattttttttatatattattaaaatttcacttactgttttctatttgaacatgttttaaaatgtaatttattcctgtgacgcagcactgaattttcagcatcattactccagtcttcagtgtcacatgatccttcagaaatcattctaatatgctgatttgctgcttaagaaacatttctgattattatcaatattgaatgcagttgtgctgcttcatatttttgtgctttttaaagGATTCCCTcaacagaatgttcaaaagaacaacattcatatgaaatataattttttgtaacaaaagtctttattcttattttttatcaCTTGaatgcatcttaaaaaaaaaaaaaaaccaaactgtAGTGTATGTCAAATTAGAAATGCACCAATATTGCAGAGTCCCAAAGAGCTGTCATGGCCTTTAAAATTGTATATGGAAAAAATATTTGTCTTGTGCGTTTAAAGAAAAGGTGCTCTCAAAACAATACATTTCTCTATAATTTACCATAATCTGTCCCTATGAAATGCTACAGTATGATCTAAAAACAAGTGAAAGTGCAACcaaatatataatgttaaaaaggCCAAAACCTGAGAAACTAAGTCTTCTCAAACAGCATATAGAGAATGAAAGGCATCACATACAGTAATGAAGTGCTAGATTATGATCTTAAAATAAACAGGAAACTAGAAAACATCCAATGTAGGAGgatactgatacacacacacacaaaaaaaaagatggaaattttttatgaaaagttgtttttttaacacatttttaggAATGCAGTGTGTGAATTTATAGTGTCATCCAATTCCCAAACTATTCACACTCTTACATTTAAAATCGACCCAATTTACCTGGAGCGGATTGGGTTCTACAAAGGGCATCAGTGCTTCCATGGGAACGACCCAGGGCGAGATAGTGGTCCCAAAATTCTTGCCCAGGAACGGCCCTAATGGAACATACTCCCAAGCCTGGATATCCCGAGCTGCAacataaaagagaaaaaagacaaTGTATAAGTCATGCTTTATCTCCTCTGCTGTTTGCCTGAATCTGGAACAGCCTGTGCAGTGGACATGTGCATATGACCTCTTACAATGCTTACTAGGTAGTTCACTTGGTTTTGCAACAGTGCGAGATTTGATTTATCTACGGAATAATTTGCTGCAGTGTAAATTCCCACACTTCACCATAATACATTACACtgcaatataattacattttccaaACCAAAATGTGCTGGCAAAATAAGACCTATAAAGCTTTTGTCCAGACAAATAAATCCGGTCAAATTAAGGAGACATAATTGAATTTGAAAGCGCAAGCTTTCATAAAGTCTGCATCCTCACAACAATGAATATTCTTTAGCCGTCACgtgtctttatttattcattgtgttTTAAATCCATTCATATATCTAGAAATCCCTTCCAGACTGATGCATAGGAGTATTTCTCGCAGCATTAAGCAGAAAAGATGCCAAAGAGATGCCAATGCACATCATCAAGACGTCATCTCTCTGCATGGACGCAGACAGActacactgtaaaatctaataagttgggcttacttaaaaaaagcatgcaaactgattgccttgaaaaaactaagtaaagtgaaataggaatagtatgttgtactgacaaatgcttagttagtatagttaacttacacaagagttctagtaactaaaaaagaactatagggggtacttgatcctttcatttaggtttactcatgacttagtatagctactcactgactcccagaatgcattgcgcagaataaattatgcagttttttttaaagttgttgtttttatttgccgattttatttgctgtcttgtgtcagcagtagcacaacaaaaagagcaaataaaatggctattgttacaattaatgaaaacaaattaaatttaattgttaccattgttgtgattcacgtgatgaatgtttaagtctgtgtgtgacttcagcatattaccactcactatttaaggattatataaaaagcatatcaaggtatttatgaaaaataaaatctcaacaaggtcattattaaacacatacataaaaatgctttaattaaaaaaataggtcattttataaaagcaacctttttattacttttctttgatatcaaataactctgatttcatgatgcatttctccattaatagagagaaaattatagtaacataAATGAAGTTTCAAGTGCCCAAACAAAGGGAACgctaatcactataatggtgagctaaaaaaaaaatacggcaaatagcaacatattagtgcactgctgcctctcactggtttattaatgtcgttggttcctttgtggctacttgaatattttaagtaagtgtcactcaaaacagtaagtaaattattttatttgccttgaaagtagctaaaacttaataaaacctagtaagtataacgactaagtaaagataactaattaaatctaagtaaggtaacctattggattttacagtgtactaGTATCTGCTTCAAACAGCACAAGACATTCTGGAGATGTACTCGTATTACATACAGATATCTACCCTCTGCATAATTCTGACAGACTCTCGCTAGAAGACATGAAGCATTTCTGAGGAACGTGTATCAAATGAGAACTAGGACTCGCTTCTGGTGAGGAAGGAAGTTTGGAAGAGAAAGAGAAGTCTTCTAAAGAAAAGCAAGAGCGAAAACACTGAATGTAAAGTAAAATCTGGAAGGAAGTGGCATTAACACATGCCATAAGTGTTTTATGAGACAGTGTGTCattgaaataaaaacacaaatgcaaatcCAAAATAATGGCAATATAAAATACATAGAAATGCAAAAGCAAATGTaagcctggaccacaaaaccagtcttaagtgtaattaTACAGAGATCTATCTGTAATAAatcagctttccattgatgtatggtttattaggatcggacaatatttagccaagatacaactatttgaaaatctggaatctgagggtgcagaaaaaatctaaatattgaagaaatcatctttaaagttgtcaaaatgaattcttaacaatgcatattagtaatcgatcattttgacccatacaatgtttttttggctattgctacaaatataccctagcgacttaagactggttttgtgctctaggttacaaataaatacacaaaaatattgggtaaaataatacacatttaaattgtttagtgatgctttttattattgaacaagtgatgaaaatgttttaatatattaaaaatattctaTCAATTTATATGTCACACATACAATGCAATGTAGTTCACTAAGTTTTGCAACAAAGCAGGACAgtaatgcaaatgcaaaataaCGGAAATtgcaaaatttataatttttacatttcaaatagtgattttaaatgacaaataacattttgaattagaactcattaatgcattttagcattgaattaagtttttaatatattattgtaacttttctttgcatttttaaaattatGCAGCAAAGCAGAGCAAAACAGTACTGCGTGTTTAAAATAATTCCCAtgcatttatgtaaataaaaaaaaagtacacaagtAAATGAATTAATTTGCAACAATTCTGATGAAACAATACTGGTTTCCAAACATTTCTTGAACTTTTTATGTTTTCTTACTAATGTCAGCCAATATTTCACTTCACAGACTACATTTTTTGATTGGCACAAAccattaaaattcaaaatacttATATTTTACTCAAAAACACAGCATTCTGTCCAAGGAAACTGAACAGCTAAGCAGATGCTGTGTAAACGGATGTAGCTTGGCATGCACACTTCACTAAGCATCAGCCTCTGCCTCCTTGCCCCAAAAAGTGTTTCTCATTTCCCAAGTCTGCTCAACGGCTCATAAAAATGCAATTTGTTTAGTGTGCTCAAGAAGGAGACATTGCTGGTTTAAGAAGAGATAGTTGGATAATGAAAAGAATTAACAGCGGTTGTTGCTCAGAAATGGCACGCTTGCCTGACCAGGAAACACTGATAAATCACGCCACGTCAGACTCAGACAGAGGAAGGCTTCTCTGAACAGTTGAAGAAACCttgcaaaatatgatttaaattctCTCAAGTGAAGCCGAGTTGTGGCATGATTTGTAAACTGAGATTTATATTAATGTTTCACTGTTTTAGTTCATAGACGACAAGACAAATGAAAAGcagatgattttatttttatttattttttaagatgggTTGTGTTAAATGCGGTGTTCTTGTAAAGTGTAAAGTACTTAATATGGTTTAATGACATCATCTTCTTTACAGAAGTCCTTCATACCAGTATAGATACATGATAACTCTACTGGATGGAACTCTTTTTCACacttattttgcaatatatagCTTATATAACATCTTATGAGCTGATTTTGAAGAACATGCATTGCAAAAGTTAGCTCTCACCACTCCAGTCGTTCATAAGCACCATGCCAAAGATGTGTTCGTGAGCCTTCTCCACTGGGATGGGCTCTCCAAGTTTGTTCCCTTTTCCCACGAAGAACGCCTGAAAGACAAATGCCATATTCAATATTAGAATACTGCACTATATTTTGAGACAAGTATCTGCAGAAGCAAACAGAATGTTAGTTCAAGTATTATTTCATCTCTGTGGCACCTTGCCTAACAACATTGTTATCCAAGTAGCACATAAATGCATGAGTAAATAACAGAGAGGCTCGCACCACTCATAAGTTCATTACATTAAGCCTAAGTGGTTTTTctgaaagtgaaaaataaattacattaataaattcTGGTTATTTCAAAGCCACCGAATACTTTATTCATGGAGGGAAAGGTtatagggaaaaaaaaacaaagctggcTTGATGcatctaaatgcattttttttattttattgttttatgattgcacattaattaaaattattaaatatttatcaaatagGTGTTAAATCTGAATGAACTGCATCACATAAGACATAAACTCACCATCTCTAACTCTATATCCAGCTGCTTGCTAGGTCCAAAGATGGGCGGCTGAGCTGAAAGAGAAATATAGTTATGAAACAAACCCAGATTTACTGCTGTTTTGATGGATTTAGCAGCAGAGTTCATTACAAGTGAGGCTGTTATAATGAACGGAGCGGGTTTGCTGACCAGTGAAAGCAATCATTTAACGTATCGGAAAATATCATAACAGCCTGATCATTCCAAGCCACATGGAGGTTTTTCATGAAACATGATTCCATTAATCAGCCTGCCACTGCTATGATGTCCAAAGGAAGCAAAATAAGCAAATGCACGTATCGTTTTTCTTGGACAATGTGCTGACCGTGCCATATGTTAA
The genomic region above belongs to Carassius carassius chromosome 3, fCarCar2.1, whole genome shotgun sequence and contains:
- the LOC132113945 gene encoding fumarylacetoacetase-like; translation: MSFVKVEEKSDFSYHNLPYGVFSTPDIPRHRIGVAIGDQILDLSVIKHLFNGPALVHHQDVFEQPTLNAFMALGYDAWREARKCLQMLLAADETTLRDDVSLRNRAFVQQISAVMHLPAEIGDYTDFYSSRDHATNVGIMFRGKENALMPNWLRLPVGYHGRASSVVVSGTPIRRPRGQMRPDAAQPPIFGPSKQLDIELEMAFFVGKGNKLGEPIPVEKAHEHIFGMVLMNDWSARDIQAWEYVPLGPFLGKNFGTTISPWVVPMEALMPFVEPNPLQDPAPLPYLRHDEPYTFNINLFVAVKGEGMQEAATICKSNFKYMYWSMKQQLAHHTVNGCNVRRGDLLASGTISGPDPESFGSMLELSWRGSKTIDLGEGETRTFLKDGDQVTLSGHCEGRGYRVGFGLCEGKILPALQQ